The DNA region CTGAAGCTTGTTTTAGATTTTTCTTTTTAATTGCATATTCATTATCATCAGTTAAAATATGTTTCACCTTTTCCGCTAGTTTTTTAGGTTCAACAGCCTCAATTACCCAACCTATATCATTTTCTTGTACTATACCTGCCACTTCTTTTCTATCGGAAACCAATAAAGGCGTCCCGGCCTGTATATAATCAAAAACTTTATTAGGTAGGCTGAACTCGTAGTTTAGGTTGGTGTTTTTGTCCAATGATAAACCCAAATCCGCTATTTTGGTGTATTCCATCAGCTCTTCATAAGGCATTTTGTCTTTAATAATAACCTTTTCACCTAATTTTAAAGATGCTGCTAAACCTTTCAACTCCTCAAAAATATCACCACCTCCAATAATATAAAGAATAGTGTCATCCAAATACTGCATCATTTGTATTGCCTCTTCCGCACCACGATCAGGATTTATCCCAGAGCCTTGTAAAATCAGCATGTTTTTATCCCCTTTTATTTTTTTTGCAAATGCACGGTTAATGGATTTGTTTTCTAGTTTTGGAGCAATATTTCTTACAACCTTTACATCATTGCCATACTTTTTATGGTAAAAGCTGGTAATACTTTGGTTTACGGTATATACATTTTTGAGTTTTGGAAAAATAAAACGTTCAATAGACAACCATACTTTTTGTATCATTGGTCTGTGAATGAGTTCGCCTACTTCTGTGAACAGTTCGTGGCTATCATACACCAATTTTTTACCAAAAAATTTACTGATTAAAAAATTGGGAAGTAAGGTGTCTAGGTCGTTAGAAAGCAAAACATCCTTTTTTAGAAAGAGCAGTCTAAAAAATAGGCGAATATTATATTCTGCATAAAACCAAACCTTCTTTTTAAAAAACAGATTCATCCTAATGATTCGGTAGCTTCTAATTATTGGTAAACTTCTAGGTAATTTTCTTCCAATAAGGATTACTTCATAGTTCATATCGACCAAAGTGGTACAAACTTTATGTACACGTTGGTCTGTAACCAAATCGTTAGTAACAGAAACTATAATTCTTTGCAACAGGATTATTTTTAAGACGAAAGTAAAAAAAATCCCGCTTTTAACTTCTTAAAAACGGGAAATTGCTATGAAAAGAGGTGACACGTCACCTTATTATTATGTCGTAATGCGTAGGCACACCTTACAGAACTATTGTGCAGGTTTAAAATTATAGCTATCCTGATTAATACCGGTACCGCTAACGTATTCGTTGTTTATGTATTTACCACCAATATTTACACTTTCTTTGTAGTAAAAATTAGCTATGCCGTGTTTTAAGTTATTTTGCCACGTACCTTCGTATATTGTCCCATTTGTGTAGTAATAAATTCCGTATCCGCTACGAATACCATGACTGTAGTTCCCTTTATATTTTGAGCCATCGTTCCAGACATAAGTACCCATACCATGTCTTTTATCCTGCATCCATTGGCCTTCGTAAACATCACCGTTGGCCCATGTATATTTGCCCTCGCCATCGCGAAGCCCAGATTTCCAATACCCCTCGTAAACTCCGGTTTGGTATTGCATTGTACCTTTTCCGTTGGCACAGTTACCAGCGATACACTCTTCAATTATCACTTTATTTTCTTGCTTTTCGGCTGTTGGTTTTGTATCTTCGGTTTGAGCGGTGATATACAAAGGAACCAATAAAAATAAATAGATTAGCTTTTTCATGAAAAAGGTTTTATGTTATAAAATATGAATCATAACGTAAATATTTAAATTATAGTATGATGGCGTACATAAAGGGTTATGAAACTATATTAACTACAATACCGCTTTCCTCTAATTTTTTAATTATTGATTTTGAAATACCATCATCAGTAATAATCTGATCTACTTCTTCTAATCCACATATTTTGGCAAAACTTTTTTTACCAAATTTTGAGGAATCGGCTAGCACAACAGTTTTTTGTGCAGAAGCCAACATTTTTTTATTAAGCTGGGCTTCTTCTAAACTGGTGGTTGACAAACCATAATCCAAATCAATACCATCAACACCCAAAAATAATTTACTGAACGAAACATTTTCTAAAATTTGTGTGGCATAATTGCCGACAACCGAGGCCGAACTGTGCCTAACATAGCCGCCCAATTGTAAAATTTCCGTATTTTTATGATTGATTAGGTGAAGCACAACATTTAAGGAAGATGTAATTACCGTCAACTTGTTTTTTGGTTCTATAAATTTTGCCAACGCCTGTACTGTTGTGCCCGAAGCAATTAAAATAGAGTCGTTTTCATCAATTAATTTTGCCGCAGCTTGTGCAATTCCGTTTTTTTCTTCGACCGAAATTTTTTCTTTTTCATTAACAGCCTTTTCATTGATGTAAGGATTTTCCAGTGACGCACCGCCATGTGTTCTGAATAAAAGCCCTTTTTCTTCTAAAAGTTTTAAGTCTTTTCTTATGGTAACGGCCGATACGTCCAATAGCTTACATAAATCAAGTACTTCAAGGTATTTTTCCTTGTTTAAAATATCTAAGATTATTTGATGTCGTTTCATGATAGAGGTTCTATTTTTAGCATCAGTATTCACAAATGTAACTAAAATGAAAGTAATTGAAAAACGGATAAGGTATTTGTCTTAAATATTAGGTGGTATCCAATTAAAAATAATATTTCGTTTTCTTTCGTTTTCTTACAAAATGTGTATATTTGAAACCTAAGAACTAAAATTTTAGAATAAAAAGTGAATTTATTCCAGAGAGATAGGTTGGTTGAACAATTGCAATCCAATAAAAATTGGGATGTCATTATTATTGGAGGAGGTGCTACCGGTTTGGGAATTGCTTTAGACAGTGCTACACGCGGCTATAAAACACTTTTATTGGAGCAAATCGATTTTGCCAAGGGAACTTCGAGCCGAAGTACCAAATTAGTTCATGGCGGAGTACGATACTTGGCCCAGGGCAATATTGATCTGGTCAGGGAAGCGTTATACGAAAGAGGCCTGATGCTCAAGAATGCACCTCATCTGGTCAGTAATCAGACTTTTGTAATTCCCAATTACCACTGGTGGGAAACCCTTAAATATACGGTTGGGTTAAAAATATACGATTTTCTTTCAGGGAAATTGAGCTTTGGAAAATCTGTTCGTATAAATAAAAAGAAAACATCTTTAAGACTGTCAACAATAAAACCTGACAAATTAAAGGGCGGGGTGGTTTATCATGACGGACAATTTGATGATGCCAGATTAGCCGTTAATATTGCCCAAACTTGTATAGAAAAAGGAGCTACTCTATTAAATTATTGTAAGGTTGTCGGATTGCTAAAAGACGATAAAGATAAGGTAACCGGTGTCATAGCCTTTGATAGCGAAGCGGATGAACGATATGAATTAAATGCCAAATTGGTCATCAACGCCACTGGCGTTTTTACGGATGAAGTCCTAAAAATGGATAATAAAAATGCCCGTGATTTCGTCCGTCCAAGCCAAGGAATCCACTTGGTACTGGACAAGTCGTTTTTGCCCGGAGATGATGCCATTATGATACCCAAAACTGATGACGGCAGGGTGCTTTTCCTTGTACCTTGGCACGATAAAGTGGTAGTTGGCACTACCGATACGGTGCTGGATAGTCATAGCCTCGAGCCCAAACCGCTTTCTGAGGAAGTCGATTTTATTCTCGAAACGACAAATCGATACCTAACCAAAAAAGTAAGTCAAAAAGATGTGCAGAGCATCTTTGCGGGATTAAGACCTTTGGCCGCTCCAAA from Aureibaculum sp. 2308TA14-22 includes:
- a CDS encoding glycosyltransferase, which encodes MQRIIVSVTNDLVTDQRVHKVCTTLVDMNYEVILIGRKLPRSLPIIRSYRIIRMNLFFKKKVWFYAEYNIRLFFRLLFLKKDVLLSNDLDTLLPNFLISKFFGKKLVYDSHELFTEVGELIHRPMIQKVWLSIERFIFPKLKNVYTVNQSITSFYHKKYGNDVKVVRNIAPKLENKSINRAFAKKIKGDKNMLILQGSGINPDRGAEEAIQMMQYLDDTILYIIGGGDIFEELKGLAASLKLGEKVIIKDKMPYEELMEYTKIADLGLSLDKNTNLNYEFSLPNKVFDYIQAGTPLLVSDRKEVAGIVQENDIGWVIEAVEPKKLAEKVKHILTDDNEYAIKKKNLKQASEKYYWENEAENLKDIFKNLK
- a CDS encoding MORN repeat-containing protein; amino-acid sequence: MKKLIYLFLLVPLYITAQTEDTKPTAEKQENKVIIEECIAGNCANGKGTMQYQTGVYEGYWKSGLRDGEGKYTWANGDVYEGQWMQDKRHGMGTYVWNDGSKYKGNYSHGIRSGYGIYYYTNGTIYEGTWQNNLKHGIANFYYKESVNIGGKYINNEYVSGTGINQDSYNFKPAQ
- a CDS encoding DeoR/GlpR family DNA-binding transcription regulator; amino-acid sequence: MKRHQIILDILNKEKYLEVLDLCKLLDVSAVTIRKDLKLLEEKGLLFRTHGGASLENPYINEKAVNEKEKISVEEKNGIAQAAAKLIDENDSILIASGTTVQALAKFIEPKNKLTVITSSLNVVLHLINHKNTEILQLGGYVRHSSASVVGNYATQILENVSFSKLFLGVDGIDLDYGLSTTSLEEAQLNKKMLASAQKTVVLADSSKFGKKSFAKICGLEEVDQIITDDGISKSIIKKLEESGIVVNIVS
- a CDS encoding glycerol-3-phosphate dehydrogenase/oxidase, whose amino-acid sequence is MNLFQRDRLVEQLQSNKNWDVIIIGGGATGLGIALDSATRGYKTLLLEQIDFAKGTSSRSTKLVHGGVRYLAQGNIDLVREALYERGLMLKNAPHLVSNQTFVIPNYHWWETLKYTVGLKIYDFLSGKLSFGKSVRINKKKTSLRLSTIKPDKLKGGVVYHDGQFDDARLAVNIAQTCIEKGATLLNYCKVVGLLKDDKDKVTGVIAFDSEADERYELNAKLVINATGVFTDEVLKMDNKNARDFVRPSQGIHLVLDKSFLPGDDAIMIPKTDDGRVLFLVPWHDKVVVGTTDTVLDSHSLEPKPLSEEVDFILETTNRYLTKKVSQKDVQSIFAGLRPLAAPKDDSEKTKEISRSHKIIVSDSGLLTITGGKWTTYRRMAQDTVNKAIVMGKLPNKQCKTKNQSIHGAIENIDRTNHLYIYGTDQKNIEQLMKNEPELSERLHPKSDFTKAEVVWAIRNEMARTIEDVLARRVRMLFLDARAAIISAPIVAELLAQELGKDKVWERQEIDNFTKIAKQYVLNLNGMLTFKDLVHQ